The Candidatus Hamiltonella defensa 5AT (Acyrthosiphon pisum) DNA window CATCATCGATCAAACGGTGAATAGGGTGATAGATCAATTTTCTATTTCATTGCCTCAAGACTTATTTAAACGTTGGCAAGGAGATCATAAGATTTAAAATAAGTGCTTTATATTTTTTTAGTTTATTGACAGGAGTTTTTATTTTATGTTGCAAGAGCTTATACCCTTTATTGATCGGCATCCCATTTTAAGTGTGACCTGGGTGACTTTACTCATTGGCGTTATTCTGACTTTTATAAAAAATTATTTTTCTAAAGTAAAAGAAATTATCCCGACTGAAGCCATCCTGATGATGAATAAGCAACAAGCTTTAGTCGTTGATATTCGAGCAAAAGAAGAATACAAAAAGAGCCATATCATTGGCTCTATCAACGTAGAAAAAAATAATCTTAAAAACAATAAA harbors:
- a CDS encoding rhodanese-like domain-containing protein — its product is MLQELIPFIDRHPILSVTWVTLLIGVILTFIKNYFSKVKEIIPTEAILMMNKQQALVVDIRAKEEYKKSHIIGSINVEKNNLKNNKLYELEKHKARPIIIVCAHGVSSLTFAKQLYKMDFQKIYSLKEGISGWNKANLPLAKGKKK